One Caloenas nicobarica isolate bCalNic1 chromosome 31, bCalNic1.hap1, whole genome shotgun sequence genomic region harbors:
- the LOC135999987 gene encoding methanethiol oxidase-like isoform X1, producing MKGPREEIVYLPCIYRNTGIEKPDYLATVDVDPKSPHYCQVIHRLPMPNLKDELHHSGWNACSSCFGDATKSRNRLILPSLISSRVYVVDVGTDARAPRIHKIVEPVELFWKGNVAHPHTSHCLGSGDILISCLGDPAGNGKGGFILLDGETFEVKGNWEKGDKVPPLGYDFWYQPRHNVLISTEWGALKVLADGFNPADVERGHYGRHINVWDWSSRTFVQAIDLGKGSIPLEIRFLHEPAAAEGFVGCALSGAVHRFYKTEKGDWAAEKVIEVPSKKVRGWLLPDMPGLITDILISLDDRFLYFSNWLHGDVRQYDISDTRRPRLVGQVFLGGSITKGGPVTVLEDKELQCQPEPFVIQGKKVPGGPQMIQLSLDGRRLYVSTSLYSGWDKQFYPDLVREGSVMLQIDVDTERGGLKVNQNFLVDFGKEPDGPVLAHEIRYPGGDCSSDIWV from the exons ATGAAAG GTCCGCGGGAGGAGATCGTGTACCTGCCCTGCATCTACCGGAACACGGGCATCGAGAAGCCTGACTACCTGGCCACGGTGGACGTCGACCCCAAATCTCCACACTATTGCCAG GTGATCCACCGCCTGCCCATGCCCAATCTGAAGGACGAGCTCCATCACTCCGGCTGGAAcgcctgcagcagctgcttcggGGACGCCACGAAGAGCAGAAATCGGCTCATTCTCCCCAGCCTCATCTCCTCTCGGGTTTACGTGGTGGACGTGGGAACGGACGCGCGAGCTCCCAGGATCCATAAG ATTGTTGAGCCGGTGGAGTTATTCTGGAAAGGGAATGTGGCGCATCCTCACACCTCGCACTGTCTGGGCAGCGGTGACATCTTAATCAGCTGCTTGGGAGACCCTGCTGGCAACGGAAAAG GTGGCTTTATTTTGCTGGACGGAGAGACCTTTGAAGTGAAAGGGAACTGGGAGAAAGGGGACAAGGTGCCGCCCCTGGGTTATGATTTCTGGTACCAGCCGCGCCACAACGTCCTCATCAGCACCGAGTGGGGAGCCCTGAAGGTCCTGGCAGATGGATTCAACCCCGCCGACGTTGAGAGAG GGCATTACGGCCGCCACATCAACGTGTGGGACTGGAGCTCCCGCACCTTCGTCCAGGCCATCGACCTGGGGAAGGGCTCCATCCCCCTGGAAATTCGGTTTCTCCACGAGCCGGCCGCCGCGGAAGGGTTTGTCGGGTGCGCTCTGAGCGGTGCCGTGCATCGCTTCTACAAGACGGAG AAAGGGGACTGGGCAGCGGAGAAGGTGATTGAAGTCCCCAGCAAGAAGGTGCGAGGATGGCTCCTCCCGGACATGCCGG GTCTGATCACCGACATCCTCATCTCGCTGGACGACAGGTTCCTGTACTTCAGCAACTGGCTGCACGGGGACGTGCGCCAGTACGACATCTCCGACACCCGCCGGCCCCGGCTGGTGGGACAG GTGTTTCTAGGGGGCAGCATCACCAAAGGGGGACCCGTGACTGTGCTGGAAGACAAGGAACTGCAGTGTCAGCCGGAGCCTTTTGTCATCCAG GGGAAGAAGGTGCCGGGCGGACCTCAAATGATCCAGCTCAGCTTGGACGGGAGGAGATTGTATGTCAGCACCTCCCTCTACAGCGGGTGGGACAAGCAGTTCTACCCGGATCTTGTCAG GGAAGGCTCCGTGATGCTGCAGATCGATGTGGACACGGAAAGAGGCGGATTGAAAGTGAATCAAAACTTCCTGGTGGATTTTGGAAAGGAACCTGACGGGCCTGTCCTGGCCCATGAGATTCGTTACCCTGGCGGGGACTGTAGCTCTGATATCTGGGTGTAA
- the LOC135999987 gene encoding methanethiol oxidase-like isoform X2, which translates to MAKCGACGPGYATPLDAMKGPREEIVYLPCIYRNTGIEKPDYLATVDVDPKSPHYCQVIHRLPMPNLKDELHHSGWNACSSCFGDATKSRNRLILPSLISSRVYVVDVGTDARAPRIHKIVEPVELFWKGNVAHPHTSHCLGSGDILISCLGDPAGNGKGGFILLDGETFEVKGNWEKGDKVPPLGYDFWYQPRHNVLISTEWGALKVLADGFNPADVERGHYGRHINVWDWSSRTFVQAIDLGKGSIPLEIRFLHEPAAAEGFVGCALSGAVHRFYKTEKGDWAAEKVIEVPSKKVRGWLLPDMPGLITDILISLDDRFLYFSNWLHGDVRQYDISDTRRPRLVGQVFLGGSITKGGPVTVLEDKELQCQPEPFVIQGKKVPGGPQMIQLSLDGRRLYVSTSLYSGWDKQFYPDLVREGSVMLQIDVDTERGGLKVNQNFLVDFGKEPDGPVLAHEIRYPGGDCSSDIWV; encoded by the exons ATGG CAAAATGCGGAGCCTGCGGTCCAGGATACGCGACTCCTCTGGACGCCATGAAAG GTCCGCGGGAGGAGATCGTGTACCTGCCCTGCATCTACCGGAACACGGGCATCGAGAAGCCTGACTACCTGGCCACGGTGGACGTCGACCCCAAATCTCCACACTATTGCCAG GTGATCCACCGCCTGCCCATGCCCAATCTGAAGGACGAGCTCCATCACTCCGGCTGGAAcgcctgcagcagctgcttcggGGACGCCACGAAGAGCAGAAATCGGCTCATTCTCCCCAGCCTCATCTCCTCTCGGGTTTACGTGGTGGACGTGGGAACGGACGCGCGAGCTCCCAGGATCCATAAG ATTGTTGAGCCGGTGGAGTTATTCTGGAAAGGGAATGTGGCGCATCCTCACACCTCGCACTGTCTGGGCAGCGGTGACATCTTAATCAGCTGCTTGGGAGACCCTGCTGGCAACGGAAAAG GTGGCTTTATTTTGCTGGACGGAGAGACCTTTGAAGTGAAAGGGAACTGGGAGAAAGGGGACAAGGTGCCGCCCCTGGGTTATGATTTCTGGTACCAGCCGCGCCACAACGTCCTCATCAGCACCGAGTGGGGAGCCCTGAAGGTCCTGGCAGATGGATTCAACCCCGCCGACGTTGAGAGAG GGCATTACGGCCGCCACATCAACGTGTGGGACTGGAGCTCCCGCACCTTCGTCCAGGCCATCGACCTGGGGAAGGGCTCCATCCCCCTGGAAATTCGGTTTCTCCACGAGCCGGCCGCCGCGGAAGGGTTTGTCGGGTGCGCTCTGAGCGGTGCCGTGCATCGCTTCTACAAGACGGAG AAAGGGGACTGGGCAGCGGAGAAGGTGATTGAAGTCCCCAGCAAGAAGGTGCGAGGATGGCTCCTCCCGGACATGCCGG GTCTGATCACCGACATCCTCATCTCGCTGGACGACAGGTTCCTGTACTTCAGCAACTGGCTGCACGGGGACGTGCGCCAGTACGACATCTCCGACACCCGCCGGCCCCGGCTGGTGGGACAG GTGTTTCTAGGGGGCAGCATCACCAAAGGGGGACCCGTGACTGTGCTGGAAGACAAGGAACTGCAGTGTCAGCCGGAGCCTTTTGTCATCCAG GGGAAGAAGGTGCCGGGCGGACCTCAAATGATCCAGCTCAGCTTGGACGGGAGGAGATTGTATGTCAGCACCTCCCTCTACAGCGGGTGGGACAAGCAGTTCTACCCGGATCTTGTCAG GGAAGGCTCCGTGATGCTGCAGATCGATGTGGACACGGAAAGAGGCGGATTGAAAGTGAATCAAAACTTCCTGGTGGATTTTGGAAAGGAACCTGACGGGCCTGTCCTGGCCCATGAGATTCGTTACCCTGGCGGGGACTGTAGCTCTGATATCTGGGTGTAA